AAAGGGACGCACCGATGCAGTGATTCGAGGCCAAGAGCGAACGCGTGGTGCGGGTTCGGTCCAGCAGATCTGGCAGGATATCGATGGGGCGACCGCTGAGATTCGCCAGGTGATGACCAGCAAGTACAGCGCTGAATTTTAGCCGCTCCGCTGTCGGTTCCAGGTCGACCAGTTTCATCACTCCGCGACTTGGTGAATAATACACCCCTTGTTGCAACGAGTATTTGAAACTACGGACCAAGAATGACGACTCTATTGATAGCGTTGGGCACGATGGTGGCCTACCTGATCGCGTACAACACCTACGGGCGTTGGTTGGCGCGGAAGATTTTTCAGTTGGACGACAATGCTGTCGTCCCCAGCGTGGAATTGAACGACGATCGCGATTTTGTGCCGACCGATCGTTCGGTCCTGTTCGGCCATCACTTTACTTCGATCGCCGGGACCGGTCCGATCGTGGGGCCCGCGATCGCGGTGATGTGGGGTTGGTTGCCAGCGTTGGTCTGGGTTCTGTTTGGATCGATCCTTGTCGGTGCGGTGCACGATTTTGGAGCATTGGTCGTCTCGATCCGCAGCAAGGGGCAGACCGTTGGCGACGTCGCCGGTCGGGTACTCAATCGCCGCGTGCGGTTGTTGTTCCTGTTGATTCTGTTCATGGCGCTGACGATCGTGTTGGCGATCTTTGGTTTGGTGATCGCTGCGGTCTTCAAGCAATATCCGGCATCAATCATTCCCTGCTTGGTGCAGATCCCGATCGCGATGGCGATCGGCGTTTGGTTGCATCGCAAGAACGTGCATTTGTTGCTGCCGTCGTTGATCGCGTTGACCACGATGTACGCGACCCTGATCTACGGAAACTCGGGCGTCCTGGGGACGTTGAACCAAGCGATGGCCGAGTGGTCGGTGATCTCATGGGTCCTGATCCTGTTGGTCTATTCGTATGTCGCGTCGGTGCTGCCGGTCTGGATGTTGTTGCAGCCGCGCGATTACATCAATTCGCTGCAGTTGATTACCGCTCTTGGTTTGATCGTGGTCGGATTGGTCGTGGCTGGGTTGATCGGCGGAGCACCGTTGTCCGAGGGAGCCGCTCGCGTGCCGCTTGAGATCTCCGCGCCGATGGTGCGAGCTAACCCCGAGGGAGCGCCGGCGGTGATCCCTTTCCTGTTCATCACGATCGCTTGCGGTGCCTGCAGCGGTTTCCATTGCTTGGTCTCCTCGGGAACTTCCAGCAAACAGATCAAGTGCGAGAGCGACGCTCAGTTCGTCGGTTACGGTTCGATGTTGACCGAAGGCTTTTTGGCAACGCTGGTGATCTTGGCCTGTGTGGCTGGGATTGGTTTGGGCGTGACGGAGAAGCTTGGCAGCGGAGCGGTTGTGACCGGCACGGCGGCTTATGAAGCCCGCTACCAGTCGTGGCAATCGGCTCAAGGGCTGGGAGCCAAAGTGGGCGCGTTTGTCGATGGATCGGCGAACTTTCTAAAAGCCCTGTCGATTCCCGCGGGGATCGCAGTCGCGTTGATGGGCGTCTTGGTCGCTTCGTTTGCTGGCACGACATTGGACACCGCCTGCCGGTTGCAGCGGTACGTGGTGCAAGAACTGGCGGCGACGTTTGTTCGCGGATCGGGAAGCGAAGAGGTTGCGGTCTCGGCCAACCCGATGACCTGGCTGACCAATAAACACGGCGCGACGATCTTTGCGATCACATTGGCTCTGGCGATCGCGGCGCTACCGGCTCCGGGAGCCGAGATGACGTTGGCCAATGCGGGCAAAGGCGGTTTGATTTTGTGGCCACTGTTTGGTGCGACCAATCAATTGTTGGCCGGCTTGGCGTTTTTGGTGAT
Above is a genomic segment from Rosistilla ulvae containing:
- a CDS encoding carbon starvation CstA family protein produces the protein MTTLLIALGTMVAYLIAYNTYGRWLARKIFQLDDNAVVPSVELNDDRDFVPTDRSVLFGHHFTSIAGTGPIVGPAIAVMWGWLPALVWVLFGSILVGAVHDFGALVVSIRSKGQTVGDVAGRVLNRRVRLLFLLILFMALTIVLAIFGLVIAAVFKQYPASIIPCLVQIPIAMAIGVWLHRKNVHLLLPSLIALTTMYATLIYGNSGVLGTLNQAMAEWSVISWVLILLVYSYVASVLPVWMLLQPRDYINSLQLITALGLIVVGLVVAGLIGGAPLSEGAARVPLEISAPMVRANPEGAPAVIPFLFITIACGACSGFHCLVSSGTSSKQIKCESDAQFVGYGSMLTEGFLATLVILACVAGIGLGVTEKLGSGAVVTGTAAYEARYQSWQSAQGLGAKVGAFVDGSANFLKALSIPAGIAVALMGVLVASFAGTTLDTACRLQRYVVQELAATFVRGSGSEEVAVSANPMTWLTNKHGATIFAITLALAIAALPAPGAEMTLANAGKGGLILWPLFGATNQLLAGLAFLVISFFLWRRRIPVWFVVIPMIMMLIMPAWAMMIELPGWLNPPEGQSPNWVVIVIGCATLLLEAWMVVEAIILWPSVRGIVEEAAVAKPSS